From Dermacentor albipictus isolate Rhodes 1998 colony chromosome 8, USDA_Dalb.pri_finalv2, whole genome shotgun sequence:
TGTCAGCAGAATCCACGTGCGGACTTTTGCGTAGTATCTGCCTACCGTCAATGAAAGGCGGCTATTACATCGTGCACGCCGCGATTTCCAAGGCGTCGGGCTCCATCCTGGCTGGTCATTGCCTCTGCCCCGCAGGGTGAGCAAGCTTTCTATTCTACATCTGGAGCGCGACCTGCATGAACCGCGTGCAGGACATTGAAGTCTGATGGGTTAAATTTTGGAATTCATAACTATACCGGCCCTGCCATTTTGGGCTAGCTGTTTGCTTATATAAAGGTACGGTTGCTTAAATGTTGAACAAATACACATACTGTAAATGAAGAAAGCGGGGAGTTCTTGTTTTTGCGCATTTGCATGTATACCGATCAACACGGTCGTGCAGCATACTTGTCTGCGACCGCACACAGCCTTGGATTGCCGGTATCACacagtacagtcgcccaaatctttaactggtgtgcgggagcggcgacttttccgtgcgtcagcgccgtttgacggggcgagggaggctaagcgcatgcggacaaagcgcgctcagctgggcccatcgtctactaggctgtttccagcctcgccccgtcaaacggcgctgacgcacggaaaagtcgccgctcccgcacaccagttaaagatttgggcgactgtacactATTTAGAGGCATATAACGAGAATGACTTCCAAGTTTGGCTGTTTACTATAAAACCGCTAGTTGTACCTAACTTCGTGCCGGCATAGCTGTCTGACAAGCCGCATCGCATCGTTCAATGGTGCTGTTAATGTGTGCACATGGTGTTACAAGGCCAACGCGCGAGTGGTGGTGTGCGGCTCATGTCTGAGATTGGCGCATGTATTTCACGTTGAGTGACGTGAACTTAAACCCGTTCTTTCGAATTCATAAACACTTGATCCCATCTTTTCCTTGATGAATACCTGTTGAGCATGAAAACTCATCTCCTCTTCCattttattcttgcagcctgagCGGCACATGCCAACATTTTGTTGGATTAATCCTTCATGCCATTCACTTGGCGCAAAAGGATGCGGCAACGTGCACGGAAGTTCCATGTGCTTGGATTGTTCCTGCCCAAGGTAAGAATGCTACTACTTAGCAAGCATTAGTTAACATAGGAGGCGGCAAAAGTGCCTAAAAAATCTGTGATCACACTTCCGGCCCCTTTCTGCAAACGGTTCTTTGTGGCACCGTGTTGACCATTTAACGTGTTGTAAAATTGTTTGCATTCGTGGTAGCAGCTGTTGAATATCAACTCATTCACACAGCTACATTGTTTACAGCGTACATGAGTATTGGTATGTGGACAAATATAGGCTACTGGTTTTAATTAAGAACACATATTGGTGTCGCTTCAAAAATTCTTAACTACAAGACCTGCATAGAGAAAAAATAATCCCAAACTGCAACATTTAATTTTCTTACAATGGATGTGGTCGTTGGCTAAACATCACAGGAAGCACTTAAAATTTCGTTATTGTACTTgtacaaacaaaacttttttttttcagtcaaaaagcatgagccacctctgcctctgcaagacatcacttttcacacaaggaaacatgaaggtgcgaaaaggcggcggtttgatccactgccagggctctcaccgagtgacccatctctgcttgctgccgatctcgaaaaggtggcagcaaactgcctgcttctccgttatatgagcaaagaaaactcaggagaatcacttgtaagtgctacacttaactctgcatgcttgtgatctgttaaaataagagttagcagtgttccatcagcatgtgacgacagacaggaacagtttgagagccccttttactgtgcttttatgcgaagtacAGTTTGCATCAGTATAACACTAATGTCAGTAGTGTTTATATATGGTGactttgttttatgcgaagcatattacgagagctcaacccagctcctcaggcgcggcggtgtcgccttcaataccacgtgacaccgtgacgtcacgacagaggtgaaacggggctccaactcgcgccgtcgctcgcagcggtatataagcagctgcgcttgcctgtgctagacactcacgaggtgagatgcttcctggaggcagagctgctcgttggaatgagaagcgaaggttgcggcgtgctacagaaactgattttctaggtggatttgctcaactcttgcaaggtgggctgggtgggaatcgaaccagggtctccggagtgtgagacggagacgctgccactgagccacgagtacgatgcttgaaagcggtacaaaagcgcctctagtgaatgcggtgttgccttagaaacgagctgtttctaaggctcaggcgtgcgtcgcttgctcaggcgcacatttcgttgccgcgccgaacgctgcgttgctcgacgctcaccgcgttcaatgcggggcgcgtagtcgctgctccgtagcccattgtcttacatcccttggcgggtcgacgggaacgctgtcgcgttccactcttgaaggcgaagcagagtaacgcatgagttgtttcttcgtctagccgaaccaaatatagccaagcaacagcagttcaccaggctaaacagtggttcaacaactaaaataaaggctagtatgcttcgcatcctgggcttaaccttagctaagccacagccatttttttatctcactaaacaatctgcaagcttagcaatgagatgatgcagcaaacctgtgatgtaagtcttggttaattgaggcaactaaacctctttaaagccaaagttattttaaaaattctggcagaacctatctcgtgatgactgaaataatgcgagagcattcatgCACATGCACACTGTTAAACTGACACAAACATCTGTTCAACTTCCATTCTATAGCGTGTCTTGTCCATGACAGCAGTAAGGGACTGTGAATTCCAAAGTGTGATACATTTAAGGGCTTTCAAATGCTGTGTGCCTTTACAAAAGACAAGACCTTTGACGCCTCCTGTAATACTGTAGGTATCAAGTCGGTGATGAACTCCCCAGTGCCTGCTTCATAACTTCTTATAGCCACATGTGATTCACATAATTATCATGCGAGACTGTCCAATCACCTGCAACTTATGCAGCAAAGCATGTGAGTATAGCATGCTGGGCAAGTCTTATTAAATTATCTGTACATAGTTTCCTTAGTTACGTGTATTAAGTGTCCCTTGATTTCTCATACCATGCTTTATAGCTGAATGGAATAACTTCTCTACACAGAGCTGCTGAACCtaattttaaagaattttaaatcttgcgttggcatatctgatgtgcattgattactgtttacctctacgtatggcttgagttttttctatccccttctgcaacatgcacattattgcactttcatatttacatttgctcttgatttacagcacatgttagcacgagttcatgtcactgcatctgaatgttttttttttttaatttcctaatgctagtaagcttgtagtttgcttactttcaaaactgttctttgctcaccctgaaagaaggcatttagagtacgaataaataaaatgtgaaaaatgatTCAGAAGTACAATACTTAGTTTGCTTGTTTAACAACCATGCGCAATAAGGCATGCCAGGTATGAGACCACAATCTGAAcctattttgttgcgcttctcaccactggcgcaatatgatgctgtcaaagacctgtttacaaaatcctcaaatctttactatgctgcttcgtatatttcaagctgcactactattcaaggtagtcactaagctaacatttgcatgttatctgcgctgtctaatgtaaagcactatattccaggatgaacacagtcccagtgaagtggcaccagaagcttcagacactccactggtcccagacattgaagacatccacagtgagacctgtcaaagactcatacaagagaggtttgatggtaagaaagtccacttccttgtttattacttttttcgcaactttttgtcttggcacgtgtcattctgaggctgtctcatttatataagaatgcccacctatgtctctgggcatcaccttcacaagTATCCCACTGAGCAGCAGATAATGCAGCAGTCAGTTTTAGACTTAGTGTCTTGTCGTTTCTTAACTTTTACAGGGCTGTCGCATAACTCGATGTGTGTGAGCACCCACAGGGTCCTCAAACATATCTGCTTCATCTATGGCATGTTTGTGAAGCACTGTGTGAATGTATAATGGATGTACCTTTAGCATGAGTCCATCACCTGGATTCATGCACGGCATTTGTCATATATATGTGTTGACTGTGTTTTAGCAGAGCATGGAATTGAAAGCATGCACATTTGTCTTGCTCTTCTTGTTTTTAGGCATGTTTAAATACTTGCAATACTGAACCAACTCTACGATTTAGCTATGTTGACCAGCATAattagcgaaaaaaaataaaacataatgaGCACATGCAAGTTACAAGCTGCAGAAAAATTCTTATGTCACTGTGAAAGTAAGCTGTACAATTTTGTAGGAGATTAGTATCTACCTACATTTTAATCGTTGCAATATGCAGTTGTGTCATTTGACACAACCTAAGTACTTTAGCCTCTTTGAGTAGGCCTGTAGGGGTTTCTTTGTAGGAGTAAATAAAAGCTAACCTAATGGTATTAAGTTTCTGACAAGTGATTCAACATAAAAGAAAGTAAGGCGTGCAAACACCAACAAGAGAACTAGACAACATGGCATTTACTTAGTTTGGTTCTCTTGTATCCATGTTTGcatgcgttactttcttttagtgcgattcgctaccaactagctgaactttctctcattttaagcttcatttctagtacacttagctcctatctgcagcgtttgtgttgtctggttctcttgtgtccatgtttgcaccccttccttccacgatgaatccccaccaaatagctcaacattgccatgacaagtgatgctttgttgacgtcatgctacttctcATTGCTTTAATACAATGTAATGCTTGCTGTACGACTTGTAAAACGGATTCTAAACCTATAAATtaacaatactgtttttttttgcagctatacAGGCCCTCTCGGTGGACAGCAGAGCAGTTGTTCTCGAGTCGACGATTGGACAGGCTGCAAATCCAACCTGGCACATGGAGCGGATTGGTCGGCTAACTGCctcaatgtttaaaagaattgtgCGGTGCCGGAAACCTGACAGTATTGTTAAAGAAATACTTTACCCGCGGAGCTATAAAACTGAAGCCATGCACTATGGAAATGTGCACGAGCCAGATGCCGTTCAGGCATATGAACAGCTAATGGCCTGCATGGATAAGTCCATAACTGTGGGATATACAGGCCTGCACGTGCATGCTGAGCATCCCTTTATTGCTGCATCCCCAGATAGACTGGTATTTGAGGGCAGTGACATGGGGCTGCTAGAAGTTAAATGCCCGTTTTCTTTCAAAGGAAAAAGTATCGAAGAAGCTGCAGCTTCTCCAAAGTTTTGTTGTAGGGCAACAGGTAATGAAATTACATTGAAAAGGGAGCACGAATACTATTACCAGTTGCAGGGCCAAATGGCAGTGACAGGACTTAGCTGGTGCGACTTCGTTGTGTGGACTAATGCAGCATCCATTGCATCCTCCTTACACGTCGAAAGGATTTTCTTTGATGAGGCCATGTGGTCCCAGGAAATATTGCCAGCACTACTGAATTTCTATAGGAATGCTGTGCTAGCTGAGGAGCTGACCCAGCGAATTAGAAGAGGGCTTCCCCTGTATAGTTCTGCCAGGTATGTTGGCACTGCCAAAAGGAATCTGAAAACCTGCAGAAAGCAGGAGCCCCCTACTGCAAAAATaatgctacggggtagtattcccactgacgaagagccgcgcaggaagaagacgaagacgacgattggaagctagcgcgggctgttgcctcttggtcaactgcggcgtattgccttgtaaatatacttgtaaatagcttttcgtcggtgtcttcctacgtaacatatttggtggaggtggacgttccctgtacctcgtcacggagcttcgcagtggacggtccgtcgagcctaccttcatggctcccggcgacgccaacccgactccaccggctccgacacctgctgccacttcgacgacctacatcaccctctccgctccccgtgatcctggcgtattctcggcaaaagatggggaagacgtcgaggactggatcagcctttacgagcacgtcagccgcaataaccggtgggacccaactatcatgctcgccaacgtcgtcttttacctcggtggcacacctcgagtttggtatcggacgcacgaagatgagctgaccagttgggattcgcttaagcaaaagcttcgagacttgttcggcaacccctacggtcaccaacttgccgcgcagaaggcgctttccagtcgtgtgcagacgtcaacggagccctacgtcacgtacattcaggacgtcttggctctatgccgcaaagttgacgcacacatgactgagtccgacaaggtctcccacatcctcaaaggcattgccgatgacgccttcaacttgctcgtgtttaacaacgtcgcgacggtggatgcagttataaaagagtgccgccgcctggaattcgctaaaagccgccgtatcgaccaacagtttgcccgtctgcccaacaccccagcgacatcttcctgtgccgacgctcctcgtcccaacaacactggcgatgttaccaggattgtccggcgtgagatcgaggccgcctatccggctgcgttcgactccagcccctccaatgcacctgcagtcactgtttccctgatccaggcagttgtccgccaggagttcgccaacatgggtattcacacaatctgctcggcccatcgccctgatccccacccggcatcttcgattccaccccgtcccgcaccttcttaccctccacatttccgcaacccctctgaatggcgcactgcagacgacaagccaatttgttttcactgccatcgaattgggcacatttctcggcactgccgcagtcgctggagttccctgaaccagtccaCATataaatcgagggttcgacggaagcccgtctggtcgggatgaagcattgaagtaaaacgaaggacaccgaccaacatagaagtgctaaaaaatgaaaaaatctaaaagacgtttcggctttgctacggaagccttgttcacaatggtatgacggaaggttcatggaagcttatgtatgctttagaacgtgacgtaagcagcgcgtgtatgacggggggagggtcccctcatttcgattaagcgtgtgacgtgttttttgtatctccagtgactccagatacagacgcgatttgtggtttctttcttggccgataattctcgagcgatcccagtcgatattgtggcccgttgccaaaaaacacgtcacacgcttaatcgaaatgaggggaccctccccccgtcatacacgcgctgcttacgtcacgttctaaagcatacataagcttccatgaaccttccgtcataccattgtgaacaaggcttccgtagcgaagccgaaacgtcttttagattttttcattttttagcacttctatgttggtcggtgtccttcgttttacttcttcagtctacatatactgcctactctcgcccctcaggtggcctttctcgtccctatgctgcccgctcagataatgccgccaccgattctcctgcgccgaaccgaccctattctcgttcgccttcgccccaacgacgacaatctcgctctccccagccccgtcgttcctattcgccgactctcttcggacgccgctcccagccggaaaactagacgatgcagcgcctcgaggtgacactgcattgctccctacgccgccaaatcctctcctgacgttgcccacccatctgaaccttcttgacgtgcaagtcgacggtgttcctgtatcagctctcatagacactggggcgcatttgtcggtaatgagcgcggatcttcgtaaccggctgaggaaaataatcacgcccgccacgacgcctgttgtccgtatcgccgatggcggaacagcccccgtaattggtatgtgtgccgcccgcgtctccttcgccgatcgctccactaccgtgctattcacagtcatcgctcactgtccccacgacatcatcctcggcttcctctccgcacattctgctctcatcgattgctccgccagtactctccgcctccgagacatatcgctgcgagtactcatcgagcgtctgcgctctgcacctaccgacgcatccgttctccagggcggcattctgtaccgaaggagcttcctccctgacggccctgatcttcttcttgtcgtgccacaacatctacgacagactgtgctctttcagatgcatgacacacccactgcaggacatcttggcgtaacccgcacgtacgaccgcgtccgccgccgcttctattggcctggtcttgctcgctccgtccgacgctatgttgctgcctgtgatccctgccagcgtcggaaaacgcctcaggtgctaccttccggtcatctccagccgatcgccgtccctgtggaaccgttttttcgtgttggattagacctcctcggtccctttcccacgtcatcctctgagaacaaatgggtagccgtcgcaactgattacgccacccgatacgctatcacgcgagctctacctaccagttgcgccactgacgtcgcggactttctcttgcctgacattatcttagtgcatggcgccccgtgacagctgcttactgaccacggtcgtaacttcctctcgaaagttgtcgccgacattgtgcgttcctgctctattcaacacaagctgactacctcataccatcctcaaaccaatggcctgacagagcgcttaaaccgtacccttaccgacatgctgtccaagtacgtttcgaaggaccaccacgactgggacgttgcccttccttacgtcacctttgcttacaattcttcccggcacgacaccgccggattttctccattttatctactctacggtcgcgaaccgaccttgccccttgacacggtacttcctcctgctgcgacctcaacaaccgagtatgcgcgcgacgccatcgccctcgccgatcatgcacgccagcttgcccgtgctcgactgacggactcgcaaaccaagcagcagcgtcagtacaacgcccgccaccgtgacgtacagttttcgcctggtgcactcgtgctcctgtggtcgccctgtcgtcacgttggactttccgaaaagctcctttcgcgatacacagggccctaccgcgtgcttcgccaggtgacgcctgtgacttatgaaattgctcctctGAGCTCAACCTCGTgatctactctggcgtccagtgatgtcgtgcacgtcagtaggctcaagagctactacactgcttccgagtccagcctttagtcgctccgggacggcgcttttgccgccgggggtaatgctacggggtagtattcccactgacgaagagccgcgcaggaagaagacgaagattggaagctagcgcgggctgttgcctcttggtcaactgcggcgtattgccttgtaaatatacttgtaaatagcttttcgtcggtgtcttcctacgtaacaatatgtacaCCACAAAGAGAATGAAGTCATTGTCAAGGAGGTGGGACAAAACAATGGCCTGatacggaagggcgtatgtgagtcggctaattacgaatgcgtgaaccaggctgatggtctctcccttagttaggccgtctctgcttcttgccactctccttatcattctggccacgtttcctgtgaccgcctttagtttttgtagggtgtgagatgttccagcattctgctgtatccacatccccaatattgtgagtgtctccacttcacgaatagGCACCCCGTCGAGAGTCAaagtgagcggcacccagtcctcCTTTCTTGCGTacttcgcacgcacccgaatgaattccgatttttcgggtgcgcatgccatgtccgccgccctcgcgtattccacgactgcgtctatggccttttgaagggtttcttgcttgtccccgtaggacccctggtgagcccagaacgtgatatcatcggcatatatcgcacaaccgagattcgggtgcttatctagctccagggctagctttctcatccctacattgaatagcagtggagagagtatagctccctggggggacctctgtcgggacagttgaaggtgtcggacctcgtggagcctaatccgattgtggccgtgcggtggctgaggaacgagcgcacgtagttataaattcgcgatCCACAGTTCACCGcgaatagcgtggtgggagatgctgtcgaaggcctttttgatgtccaatgccagtacaaatttatcttccgaccctctgttggggtgcaggacctcgtgctttagtagtagaaaaaTGTCCTGTGCTGACACGTGGgctcggaaaccgaacatgttggaggggaacatgttgtttagctctatgtggttcgagagccggacctgcacaaccttttcaaagagtttccccgcgcacgacgttagggagatgggtcgaaggttgttgatgttacgaggcttacctggttttggaataagaataatttttgcttccttccattcttttggaaggacgccgtcctctgtccagaccgtgtcgttaaagaatttggtcaagctctttagcgtgtcatcacttagattgcgaatcattgcgttcgtgacctgatctacccctggggttgtgtttttcttgaaggagtgtgccgctgcgtaaacctTCAAAGGTTAcgggggcgtccagttccggttggtcctgaccttcgtaaacgggtttggtggattgcccggtcggtacagtacctacgtatatctctttaattttgtctatgatgtcagcttcccgaccttcaaactcgttttcaagcagcttaagtgtgcgattcgcgactgtttttgttcctcccgggtcaatcatacttcgaagaatgcgccatgttttctttgtagtcaacgtgccccgaagcgagtcgctgaactgacaccaattgctgtcgcttagcttttgtgcgtattcgttagcttcctgcgctagctgagctatccgtatcctgagtttacgattaagcttctgccttttccacctttttgtgaggcctctccgggcttcccagagatgcaacAGGTGAtgatccacggctggagcctccgttgtcgtttcaattgttttggtgaccctagagtgaataactcggatctgctcggcccattctcctacgtctgttatgctgccgattgttttctgtttttcacgaaatttggtccagtcggatagccttgccttgccaatagctcttcgaatcctggctgcattaaccgatatgcttaagatatagtgatcacttcctaggttttcacctaggttcgtccatcgcgtctcactttcgttgttggtgaacgtgaggtcgggggaagtgtcCTGGGACACActgttcccgattcgcgttgggagatcCGGTTGAGTTAGCTGAAAAAGTCCGTagcgcgttaaagtcgcctaacaatattaatttgtccctaccttgagcgaGTCGCACTGGGTGGCCACCACGTTTCCAAAATCCGCCTGTTGTTCTCTGGGAGAACTATAAACGCtgacaataattgttttaggtttgccccttttctgcggccaaatcgtgattatctggtgctgaataggttcccggaaaaaataatttacgctaatcgcgacatccttcttggcaaaggtggctacttgagggtaGTCAGGGTAAGCATAAAGCTCGTAGCCTTTGAGTTTTTgattttgtttccctatttcctgaatacagataacgtcgggagggattggcgccgattctatgtagtgcgtgaaattagccaatttagtgcatagcgtgcagcaattccattgccagatttcaatgtgtccgctctttgtgttgcttgccatattatccatggatattactgtcgctatcagtgtgctctatagctttcggagtcctggtaggagctcccggactttgactgaccctctttcgggggacggctgcggcttttgtttgcacatcttctaccattcgtttgagtttgtgtagctctgcgaacattagttgcgtgttttgtgctaactgttgcagcgttaacgaatgagtgctggacgcggtactttgttgcagtgatgtttgtggtggtgatttggaagtgtggtccgcaatttgtgtgatgtttgtggtggtgatttggaagtgtggtccgcaatttgtatgggttgctgtgatgtgctgttgtttgccgtgcgcttaaaagcttcaaactcggctcgtagctcggctaaactgtttcgaagtattttgttttctatggcaaaatgaaaagaaatagcatggcctaagcaaattgtgtagcattggtgataactatagccgttacgtctatagacataacaaaataaatgtgcagtgtaCATGGAAGATAACTGAAAAAGCAGTATCATTTATTCAGAGATGGAAAATACAAATTTCCTCAGAAGGTAGCACAGTAGACAGCGTCGTCGTAAGTACACGTGATATAGTATGAGAGTACACTGTTGTTACACAGTCTGGTCTCTTCTGGTCATAAGCATGGTAAAGGAGGCTCACTTGAAGTAGAGATGTGCGAGCT
This genomic window contains:
- the LOC139048709 gene encoding uncharacterized protein yields the protein MEPAGDCFVPGGFFSVTNGWKKRFGNVKIPTEAQLEEHMVSSGARFARQQMKGTMFQEEGYVRNVMYNDVSAESTCGLLRSICLPSMKGGYYIVHAAISKASGSILAGHCLCPAGLSGTCQHFVGLILHAIHLAQKDAATCTEVPCAWIVPAQVKKHEPPLPLQDITFHTRKHEGAKRRRFDPLPGLSPSDPSLLAADLEKVAANCLLLRYMSKENSGESLDEHSPSEVAPEASDTPLVPDIEDIHSETCQRLIQESYTGPLGGQQSSCSRVDDWTGCKSNLAHGADWSANCLNV